Part of the Sulfuricella denitrificans skB26 genome is shown below.
CCGATCATCAGGGTTTTCGCTTGCGGCACACCGAGTTCGTCCATGATTTCCAGCAGCATACAGGGATGAGGCTTGGAAAAGCACTCATCGGCGCAGCGCGAAGAATGGAAATATTGACCCAAACCGGTCTGTTCAAGAACGCGATCAAGTCCGCCCCGCCCCTTGCCAGTTGCCACTGCAAGCAAAAATCCCTCTTCATGCAATGCCGCTATGGTTTCGGCTGCGCCGGAAAACAGAGGAATTTCCGTGTCCTGTGCAAGGTAATAGTGGCGGTAACGCTCCACCAGCGCCTCGTAACCGGAGCGGGGTAACTCTGGGAACAGGGCCGCAATCGCCTCGTTAAGGCCCAAACCGATGATATGGCGGGCCTCGCTTTCACTGGGAACCAACAAGCCAACATCGCGACTGGCAGCCTGAATAGAAAAGGCAATGGCTCCAGCTGAATCCATTAGCGTGCCATCCCAGTCGAAAACCAGTAAATCGAATTGTTTCGGCATGTCCTTATCTACTCCTCCGTATCCAAAAGTCG
Proteins encoded:
- a CDS encoding HAD-IA family hydrolase; amino-acid sequence: MPKQFDLLVFDWDGTLMDSAGAIAFSIQAASRDVGLLVPSESEARHIIGLGLNEAIAALFPELPRSGYEALVERYRHYYLAQDTEIPLFSGAAETIAALHEEGFLLAVATGKGRGGLDRVLEQTGLGQYFHSSRCADECFSKPHPCMLLEIMDELGVPQAKTLMIGDTSHDLKMASNAGVSAIGVCYGAHPREGLLALSPLVCADDFGELSRWLSDHA